The Raphanus sativus cultivar WK10039 chromosome 2, ASM80110v3, whole genome shotgun sequence genome includes a region encoding these proteins:
- the LOC108843282 gene encoding putative glucose-6-phosphate 1-epimerase, translating to MCNKANLIFLWAMLVAVVAMATEHHSFERTKGINGLDKLIVRDRRGRSFEVYLYGGQVTSWKNEKGEELLFMSTKAIFQPPTPIRGGIPVLFPQYANTGPLPSHGFVRQRFWEIDANPPPLHSHSSSGAHVDLILKSSEADLKIWPHKFIYRLRVALGHGGDLILTPRIRNSDVEPFNFTFGFHPYFSVSDISQIQVEGLQNLDYLDQQKNRTRFTDHDKVITFNSQLDRLYLRTPNTLRIVDHKKNKTIVVRKRGQADAVVWNPWDKKVSDLGVEDYRSFVAVEPVAVEKPIILKPGQEWKAIVHVSVVPSGCSRKSCLPHK from the exons ATGTGTAATAAGGCAAATCTGATCTTCTTATGGGCTATGCTAGTTGCAGTAGTCGCCATGGCCACGGAGCATCATTCCTTTGAGCGTACTAAGGGCATCAATGGTCTCGACAAGCTCATCGTCCGCGACCGCCGCGGTCGATCTTTCGAG GTTTACTTGTATGGAGGTCAAGTGACTTCTTGGAAAAATGAGAAAGGAGAGGAGTTACTTTTTATGAGTACCAAG GCTATATTCCAGCCACCGACACCTATTCGTGGAGGGATTCCAGTATTGTTTCCGCAA TACGCTAACACTGGTCCACTTCCCTCACATGGGTTTGTCAGACAAAGGTTCTGGGAAATTGATGCTAATCCACCTCCTTTACACTCACATTCTTCTTCGGGTGCTCACGTTGACCTCATCCTAAAATCATCCGAAGCTGATTTGAAGATCTGGCCTCATAA ATTTATATATCGCCTGAGAGTAGCTTTGGGGCATGGTGGAGACTTGATTTTGACACCTCGTATTAGAAACTCTGATGTAGAGCCGTTTAACTTCACATTTGGTTTTCACCCCTATTTCTCTGTTTCCGATATCAG TCAAATCCAGGTGGAAGGATTGCAAAATTTGGATTATCTTGACCAACAAAAGAACAGAACACGTTTCACTGACCATGACAAAGTTATAACTTTTAATTCACAG CTTGACAGGCTTTACTTAAGGACTCCAAATACGCTCAGAATCGTGGACCACAAGAAAAATAAGACAATCGTGGTACGCAAGCGAGGACAAGCTGATGCAG TGGTGTGGAATCCATGGGACAAGAAAGTGTCAGATTTGGGAGTTGAAGATTACAGAAGTTTTGTTGCTGTCGAGCCCGTTGCGGTCGAGAAACCGATCATATTGAAACCTGGACAAGAGTGGAAAGCGATAGTCCATGTGTCTGTGGTTCCTTCTGGTTGCTCCAGGAAGTCATGCCTTCctcataaataa
- the LOC108843284 gene encoding putative glucose-6-phosphate 1-epimerase, with the protein MGNKGNLGYLIFLWATLVAVVAMATEQRPFERTKGINGLEKIIVRDDHGRSFEVYMYGGQVASWKNEKGEELLVMSSKAIFNPPTPIRGGIPILFPQYANTGPLPSHGFVRQRFWEIDTNPPQLPSNSYYKAWVDLILRPSQDDLKIWPHKFEYRLRVHLGPEGDLVLTSRVKNTDVKPFNFTMALHPYFSVSDISEIQVDGLQNLDYLDQLKKRTRFTDHDKSITFKSQFDRIYLSTPNDIRIVDKKKQKTIVVHKEGQVDAVVWNPWEKKVEDLGTEDYRRFVTVESAAVEKPIIVNPGQEWKGILQMSVVPSS; encoded by the exons atgggGAATAAAGGAAACCTCGGATATTTAATCTTCTTATGGGCTACTCTCGTTGCAGTAGTCGCCATGGCCACCGAGCAGCGTCCCTTTGAGCGGACTAAGGGCATCAATGGTCTTGAGAAGATCATCGTCCGTGACGATCATGGCAGATCTTTTGAG GTATATATGTATGGAGGTCAAGTAGCTTCTTGGAAGAATGAAAAAGGAGAGGAGTTACTTGTTATGAGTAGCAAG GCTATATTCAATCCTCCAACACCAATTCGTGGAGGAATTCCAATATTGTTTCCGCAA TACGCTAACACTGGTCCACTTCCCTCACATGGGTTTGTCAGACAAAGGTTCTGGGAAATCGACACTAATCCACCTCAGTTGCCATCAAACTCTTACTATAAAGCTTGGGTTGATCTAATTCTAAGGCCATCCCAAGATGATTTGAAGATCTGGCCTCATAA GTTTGAGTATAGACTAAGAGTACATTTGGGACCTGAAGGAGATTTGGTTTTGACATCTCGTGTTAAGAATACTGATGTAAAGCCGTTTAACTTCACAATGGCTCTTCACCCCTATTTCTCTGTTTCCGATATCAG TGAAATCCAGGTGGACGGATTGCAGAACTTGGATTATCTTGACCAACTAAAGAAGAGAACACGTTTCACTGATCATGACAAGTCTATAACTTTTAAATCTCAG TTTGACAGGATATACCTAAGCACTCCAAATGACATCAGAATCGTggacaagaagaaacaaaagacaATTGTTGTACACAAGGAGGGACAAGTTGATGCtg TGGTGTGGAACCCATGGGAGAAGAAAGTGGAGGACTTGGGAACTGAAGACTACAGGCGTTTTGTAACGGTGGAAAGTGCAGCGGTAGAGAAACCGATCATAGTGAATCCAGGACAAGAGTGGAAAGGAATACTTCAAATGAGTGTGGTTCCTTCGAGTTGA
- the LOC108841405 gene encoding nifU-like protein 3, chloroplastic, protein MGSVSGQTRITMTNLSLSSSEKSSHYRSSLLNSKNAVSDSYGVSSKSSTFLRGQFQRIQLSCARQTRQPLPKRAGGHVVSPSCVMPLTEENVERVLDEVRPALMADGGNVALHEIDGLVVVLKLQGACGSCPSSSMTLKMGIESRLRDKIPEIMSVEQFLEAETGGLDLNEENIEKVLSELRPYLSGTGGGGLELVQIDGYIVKIRLTGPAAGVMTVRVALTQKLRENIPSIGAVQLLE, encoded by the exons ATGGGTTCGGTTTCGGGTCAAACCCGGATTACGATGACGAACCTCTCACTCTCCTCGTCTGAGAAGAGCTCTCATTATCGCTCCTCGCTTCTCAATTCTAAG AACGCAGTTTCAGATAGTTACGGGGTCTCATCAAAAAGCAGCACATTCCTCAGGGGCCAATTCCAAAGAATACAACTTTCTTGTGCTCGCCAAACTCGACAACCTTTGCCAAAACGTGCAG GAGGTCACGTTGTGTCTCCGAGCTGCGTGATGCCGTTGACGGAAGAGAACGTGGAGAGAGTGCTCGACGAGGTACGACCGGCGCTGATGGCGGACGGAGGAAACGTGGCGCTGCACGAGATAGACGGACTCGTGGTGGTTCTTAAGCTACAAGGAGCTTGCGGTTCGTGTCCTAGCTCTTCGATGACGTTAAAGATGGGAATCGAGAGCCGTCTCCGAGACAAGATTCCGGAGATCATGTCCGTCGAGCAGTTTCTCGAAGCAGAGACTGGAGGGTTGGATCTGAATGAAGAAAACATCGAAAAg gtTCTGTCTGAGCTACGGCCTTACCTATCAGGGACAGGAGGTGGAGGGCTTGAGCTGGTTCAGATCGATGGTTATATAGTTAAGATTCGGCTCACTGGACCAGCTGCTGGAGTCATGACGGTTCGTGTCGCGTTGACTCAGAAACTGAGAGAAAACATTCCTTCGATAGGTGCGGTCCAGCTTCTAGAGTGA
- the LOC108842185 gene encoding putative clathrin assembly protein At4g25940, protein MSTFHSFRKAVGALKDSTTVSIAKVNSEFKDLDVAIVKATNHVESAPKERHIRKIFSATSAVRPRADVAFCIHALAKRLSRTHNWVVAIKVLIVIHRTLREGDPTFRDELLNYSHRGHILRISNFKDDTSPLAWDCSAWIRTYALFLEERLECYRVLKYDIEAERLPKGSGASSKNVDFNASQTYRTRMLSNEELLEQLPALQQLLFRLTGCKPEGAGYSNYLIQYALALVLKESFKIYCAINDGIINLVDLFFEMSRHDAVKALNIYKRAGQQAENLADFYEYCKSLELARNFQFPTLRQPPPSFLATMEEYIREAPQSGSVQKKLEYQEKEEEEDEEEEEEEQSAQPEEPAETENQYQNTEGDQPLIEEEEEETEQIEEDTKPSFLIDTDDLLGLSEINPKAAEIEDRNALALAIYPPGHEVPGPSNSLSLIETGGSGWELALVTPQNNNNNNNNIHRSAPDTKFAGGFDKLLLDSLYEDDSARRQIQLTNAGYGHGGIESAEAAPQNPFMMQQDPFAMSNNVAPPTNVQMAMQQQQQQQMMMMHQSPYNYSNPHDYNHHQFSAAGPSPSNPFGDNFLALPPPPGSSGQQQQQNIHHHMLL, encoded by the exons ATGTCAACTTTTCACAGCTTCCGAAAAGCCGTCGGAGCCCTTAAAGATTCCACAACAGTCAGCATCGCAAAGGTCAACAGCGAATTTAAG GATTTGGATGTTGCCATCGTCAAAGCCACAAATCACGTTGAATCTGCTCCCAAAGAACGCCATATTCGCA AAATATTCTCTGCAACATCTGCGGTAAGACCACGAGCAGATGTTGCTTTCTGCATTCACGCACTAGCCAAGAGATTATCTAGAACTCACAATTGGGTT GTGGCTATTAAGGTTTTAATAGTCATTCACAGAACACTAAGAGAAGGTGACCCAACATTCAGAGATGAGCTTCTCAATTATTCACACAGAGGACATATACTTCGTATATCTAACTTCAAAGACGATACAAGTCCTCTAG CTTGGGATTGCTCTGCATGGATTAGAACATACGCGCTTTTCCTAGAAGAGCGGCTTGAATGCTACCGTGTTTTGAAGTATGATATAGAAGCAGAACGTTTACCAAAAGGTTCAGGTGCATCTTCAAAG AACGTGGATTTCAATGCTTCTCAAACGTATAGAACAAGAATGCTATCTAATGAAGAACTGCTTGAGCAGTTGCCTGCTTTGCAGCAGCTTCTTTTCAGACTTACCGGTTGTAAG CCTGAAGGAGCAGGCTACAGCAATTACCTAATCCAATACGCTCTTGCATTGGTGCTTAAAGAAAGCTTCAAAATATACTGTGCTATTAATGATGGAATCATTAATCTTGTAGACTTG TTCTTTGAGATGTCAAGACATGATGCAGTTAAAGCTCTGAATATATACAAACGAGCTGGCCAACAG GCTGAAAACCTGGCTGATTTTTATGAGTACTGCAAAAGTCTAGAGCTAGCAAGGAACTTTCAGTTCCCAACACTGAGACAG CCTCCTCCGTCTTTCCTTGCAACAATGGAAGAATACATCAGAGAAGCGCCTCAAAGTGGTTCTGTACAGAAAAAGCTG GAGTATCAGGaaaaagaggaggaagaagatgaagaagaagaagaagaagaacagtcTGCTCAGCCTGAAGAACCTGCAGAAACAGAAAATCAATATCAAAATACTGAAGGAGACCAGCCACTTattgaagaagaggaagaggagacaGAACAAATAGAAGAAGATACTAAACCTTCTTTCTTGATAGACACGGATGACTTGCTG GGCCTAAGTGAGATAAACCCGAAAGCCGCAGAGATAGAAGACCGCAATGCATTGGCTCTGGCAATATATCCACCAG GTCATGAAGTTCCAGGTCCATCCAATAGTTTAAGCTTAATAGAAACCGGTGGATCCGGTTGGGAGCTAGCACTGGTCACTCctcaaaacaacaacaacaacaacaacaacattcaCCGCTCAGCGCCTGACACCAAATTT GCAGGAGGATTCGACAAGCTATTGCTTGATAGTCTTTACGAAGATGATTCAGCGAGGAGACAGATACAACTAACCAATGCTGGATATGGACATGGTGGTATAGAGTCAGCAGAAGCAGCACCACAAAACCCATTCATGATGCAACAAGATCCTTTTGCAATGTCAAACAACGTTGCTCCTCCCACTAACGTTCAAATGGCAATGcagcaacaacagcaacaacagatgatgatgatgcatcaAAGTCCCTATAATTACTCTAATCCTCATGACTATAATCATCATCAGTTCTCAGCTGCTGGTCCTTCTCCTTCTAATCCTTTTGGAGACAATTTCCTTGCCCTCCCACCTCCACCAGGCTCATCTggccagcagcagcagcaaaaCATCCATCATCATATGCTCCTCTAG
- the LOC108853406 gene encoding V-type proton ATPase subunit G3, whose amino-acid sequence MDSLRGQGGIQMLLTAEQEAGRIVSAARTAKLARMKQAKDEAEKEMEEYRSRLEEEYQTQISGTEQEAAAKRLEEETDGRIQNLKESSSKVSKEIVKMLIKYVTTTGA is encoded by the exons ATGGATTCTTTAAGAGGGCAAGGTGGGATTCAGATGCTTTTAACTGCTGAGCAAGAAGCCGGCCGGATCGTTTCAGCTGCTAGGACCG CAAAACTTGCAAGAATGAAGCAAGCAAAAGACGAGGCTGAGAAGGAGATGGAAGAGTATCGGTCCCGTCTAGAAGAAGAGTATCAGACACAAATTTCTGGG ACGGAACAAGAAGCAGCTGCAAAACGTTTAGAAGAAGAGACAGATGGCAGGATTCAGAACCTTAAGGAATCTAGTTCAAAGGTCTCAAAGGAGATTGTGAAGATGCTCATCAAGTATGTTACCACTACTGGAGCATGA